A genome region from Alistipes dispar includes the following:
- a CDS encoding DUF3846 domain-containing protein: MTEIIKTDGTRQPVQPANGSDFTLKEMQAIVGGYIELVELDGNTTMVVNEEGKLIPLSLNLEASRIFRAHHPASKDFIVGDVLVCNNNQIR, from the coding sequence ATGACAGAAATCATCAAAACGGACGGAACACGCCAACCCGTGCAGCCTGCCAACGGTTCAGACTTCACGCTGAAGGAGATGCAGGCGATTGTCGGCGGTTACATCGAACTGGTGGAACTGGACGGGAACACGACAATGGTCGTCAACGAGGAAGGCAAACTTATCCCCCTGTCCCTCAATCTTGAAGCGAGCAGGATATTCCGTGCTCATCACCCGGCGTCGAAAGACTTCATCGTCGGGGACGTACTTGTGTGCAATAACAATCAAATCAGATAA